DNA from Bacteroidota bacterium:
GTTTTGATTATAATTTCTGGCCCTACACCGTTGAAATCACCAAGTGTAATTCCTATTTTAGGTTTTAATTCCTGTTCGCTCATATATTTTTTAGTTTAAAATTCTTTGTGTTTTATATTATATTCAGGTAAACTTTTAAAATATTCATAGGTGATTTTTAACCCTTCAGCCCTGCTCACTTTTGGTTCCCAACCTAATATAGCTTTTGCTTTGTCAATATTGGGTTTTCTTTGCTTAGGGTCATCAGTAGGCAATGGTTCGTAGACTATCTTTTGAGTAGTACCTGTTAATTTGATAATCTCCTCAGCAAAATCTTTAATACTTATTTCAATAGGATTTCCAATATTTACAGGCATATCATAATCGCTTAAAAGCAAACGATAGATTCCTTCTACCAAATCATCAACATAACAGAACGAACGAGTTTGGCTTCCATCACCAAATACTGTTAAATCTTTACCGCTTAATGCTTGTCCCACAAAAGCAGGTAGTGCTCTGCCATCGTTTAATCTCATTCTTGGGCCATAGGTATTAAATATCCTTACTATCCTGGTTTGCAAACCATGAAACCTATTATAAGCCATTGTTATGGCTTCTTGAAATCTTTTTGCTTCATCATACACACCTCTTGGGCCAACTGGGTTTACATTGCCCCAATATTCTTCATCTTGGGGGTGTACTAGAGGGTCGCCATACACTTCTGAAGTTGAGGCTACAAGTATCCTT
Protein-coding regions in this window:
- a CDS encoding UDP-glucuronic acid decarboxylase family protein is translated as MIQKRILITGAAGFLGSHLCDRFIKEGYHVIGMDNLITGDLRNIEHLMPLKNFEFYHKDVSKFVHVPGELHYILHFASPASPIDYLKIPIQTLKVGSLGTHNCLGLALAKKARILVASTSEVYGDPLVHPQDEEYWGNVNPVGPRGVYDEAKRFQEAITMAYNRFHGLQTRIVRIFNTYGPRMRLNDGRALPAFVGQALSGKDLTVFGDGSQTRSFCYVDDLVEGIYRLLLSDYDMPVNIGNPIEISIKDFAEEIIKLTGTTQKIVYEPLPTDDPKQRKPNIDKAKAILGWEPKVSRAEGLKITYEYFKSLPEYNIKHKEF